In the genome of Haliaeetus albicilla chromosome W, bHalAlb1.1, whole genome shotgun sequence, the window gggacgttatggcatttgtcttcccaagtaaccgttaggcgtgatggagccctgctttcctagagatggctgaacacctgcctgatGATGGGAAGTAGtaaatgaattccttgttttgcttcgcttgcatgtgtggcttttgctttacctattaaactgtctttcagCCCAcgaattttctcacttttactcttctgattctctcccccatcccactgtgagggaggtgagcgagcgtctgcatggtgcttagttgccggctggggttaaaccacaacaagcgGTAAAGAATTTCCCTTTGTAATTCTATACTTAAGGGTGTCTGCATCTCCTTCCTTGGTCAGCAATAAAGAATCCCACGACAGTTTTGGCACCCCAGAAGGAAATTCGCTGACTCACTTGAATCCACCAGCTGCTATGATCCCCTGAGAGTCAACGGCCTGCTGATGGCAAAAGGTGAGTTCACCTGGGGAACTTGAGTGTAGGGGGTAGCGGTTGAACAGTTCTTTTTTTTGCGGTGAGGAGGTGAGAGTTTATAATAATGGGGACAGGACACAGAATGGTGAAAGGGACACTTTTAGGTGAATTGCTAACAAATTGGTCGAAAATAGATGGAACCCGGGGGTTATCTAAGAAAAGGGCACTGGAACTGTGTCAGGATACGTAGCCCGCATTGACCACCCTTGGAACTGCAAGCCAACGGTGGCCTGAGGTGGGCAGTTTTGATTATGATAGGCTGCATTTTTTGCAGCTCAAATTGAATGAATAGTTCCCAGAGCAAATACATTGTTGGTATGTTTGGAATAATTATGTCTGGCAATGGAAACTTCCCCCTCTGAAAGGAAACCAATCTCGATGtgagagtgtgaggaggaaggagcctCAGAGATGAAATGTTATAAACTGtctgcaacccccattccccatcacTCTGGGCTGctcagggagaggaggaggtagaaaagccgggagtgaagctgagcctgggaagaagggaggggtggggggaaggtgtttttagatttgttcttatttctcattatcctgctctgtTACAACTAATCAAcagtaaattaatttccccaagtcaagtctgttttgtctgtgacagtaattggtaagtaatctccctgcccttatctcgacccatgagcttttcatcatattttctccctgtcctgttgatGGAGAGTGATAGAtcagcttggtgggcaccttgCAGCCAgacaaggtcaacccaccacagacaTCCCTGGCAAATAGCCAATACTTGGATACATGTCAATATTAACTTTTGGCCTATTAGCTTAAGttacattttacaaaaatattagaACACTCTTCTACTGCGCTTAATGATTGTGCTAGAAATAACACAGCTCAAAAAAAGTTCCTATCAAGTCTGAAGTGGATGGTTAAATCCAGATAATAGTCAGTGATAAAAggactatttaaaaatatccttccaattgtttgggggattttttaatttttttttaataagcaagcaggtgggagaggagagtgaACCTTAAGGTTTGTGGTTTGGgtctgttggggtttttttggcattttcagTAAGTTACATCACTTCAAAACAAGGATCTAGATATATCAACAGCTCTAAGGGTGTACTCAGACTGAACATGAACCAGAATttctagaaataattttaaccACCATTTAACTGATATTTAACTGATTTGCTCCATCCAACCAAAACCTCAATGCATGAATGTGCCACCTTCATTTTGCCTACAATACTAAGCGACAGGCATTACAGGACTTTTAGTTCATGTCCAAGAAATATAGCAAAGCAACAGCTAGTGGCTTTAGTGCCTGACATTCAAGTTTGCACAGTACACTTGCAGTATTTGCTTAGTGTGGTTTTATGCATAGTTCAACATGTACAAGTTTTCTCCTGTGTTGGAGAAGATGAGTTACTACTTGTCTAAGAGTCAGAGGAGATAAACTGCACTGCTGAAGCTGTTCCTGGTTGCAGCAACCCTCCAATAAAAGACAAGAGTTTTCCATGTGGCTCAGAAAGTGTCCAATGTTTTATCACCATCTGAAAAGTACTGAAAATAGATACTCCAACCTGCTGTGAGACCAACTTGCTAGTAAAAAACAACAGTACAGTCTGCTAGCCACAGGAAGCATGAGAGGACACACTTGGCTGTCTGAAGCAACCAAAGCCATCTACTTATGTCTTTGTCTTCTAGATCACTTATCTCCAACCCTATCATGCACCTTAGTCATAGTATCATACTTGAATATTTCAGTCTCTTACCATATGTCTTGTTTTAAACTCCTGCATTTTGATGTGCCTTGCCAGTTAAGGTGTTTCCTGTTATAATTATAACTATATAATTATAACTATATAACTATAACTAGAATGTGAAATAGTCTCACGGACTGTGATGCTGAACACTGGTGCTTGCTAATTCTTTGCCAATGCCTTTATCACTTGAGCTTCAAAGTCAGTACTATAACCTTTATATGAGTCAGTCTCTAGAAAGACCTGACACAAGCTTTTCTAGTCTGTTATATGAAAGCACAATGTTTGTTAGGCATCACcagaaaactggaaatgaaGTCATTAGACCCCATTCTTGAATTTAGGAAGATAGCAAAACATACCTGGATACAAGGAACTAGCTATTCACAAGAGCAGGATATCTTGTTTGATAAGACAGAGGgatataaaagaagaaatccaGTTGGGTAGTAACACTGATTgtagaaggagaaaaagcaggataTTGTCTATTGATTGCCACACAGAACTGGCAATAAAGCCAAAGAAGGGCATAAAAGCATAAGCTGCTACCAATGAGCGTTAATCTGAATTTACAGTTTCCACATTATCAGCCCAGGAAACTGTCCTTTAGGGTTCATGGTATTCTGGTAGTCTTTGCTATTAGCCATCTTCCCCACAAGAGGGGATCCACCTTTAAAAAAGACAACTCAATCACCAGCTTTTCCTGTCTTAGAACAATCCTCTGCTTATGAATGAAATCACAAATGATGTGTGAAGCTAAAGGTCTGTATGTAAGCATCCAAAGGGAAAGAGCAACCACAGACATCTCAGCATGATGCCTGCCTCAATACAGCATTAATTTCTAAATGTAACAGTTCAACTTAATTATTTACTGAAAGCTCAAGAATCTTAACAACTCCTCTCTCAGCCCTCCTTGATTCTGAAGATGCCTTTCCCTACACTTTTAAAACACCACTTGGATGAAACTAGAGACACTTAGTTTAACTCCAtatggggggggtgtcttttcccagaaaaaatTAGATTATGATAACAAATGTCAGTTGTGCCACCTGCACAGAGACTACATCAGTTTTCAACATGGGTTTTAAGATCCAAACTAGATCCACATAATGGATTGACTCCCTGCCCCATTACAAATATCAGCAGGGTAGACAGACTGCCAACACCCTGCCCCCGACCAACATTGGCAGCAGCATAGGCAGGTTGCTGCTCACATTATCCATGTAAGGTATGATTCTCTCAAATCACTCTGCCATTGGTGGAGCCAAGGGGCGGCACGACTCTCACACGCATTCAAAAGGCATTTGCACAgttggctgctgctgccaaatgACCTGGACACCAAGTGTCCCTGTCAGTCCACCGGAGCCATGGCATCGCTTATGATCCTGTGTTTGCTATTGGTGAGTCACCGTATGGGCGTGTTGTTGCTCATCTTTCCTACTGCCTCAATAAAGCTTTGTTTTAGAACACTTTGTCAGACTCCATTAGTGTTTGGACCACATTACTGGCATCACAAACAGGATAAGAGTCTCTGACAACTACTGGAAGCTTTAGGAAAGGAGCAAGTTTGGAGCTCCCCCCAATGGGAGGAGGATTGGGTCCAAGATAATTGAACAGATCCCCAGGCTATAAGGGATGAATTTGAACTGTGGCGTAAGGCCAGTCATTGCAAACAAGGAAAGGGCAAGGGAGCCTTAATCGGCCTCCTGAGTTGTGCCCTTAACGTTGCCCAAACTGAAGTTACCAGGCTGCACAGCGCCCTCAAACAGGCAGGAGAAGCTAAGCAAGGGGCCAAGAGGAATGAGCATAAGTTAGCCTCCTTGGCTCAGCAGGCTCTTGAGGCCTGGAGAGATCATCCCAGTACAATGGCCCAAGTTAGGGCCACTATCTGCCAGGACGATAAGGATGATAATTGGGACAGGGACATTTTTGGCCTCAGACCAGACCCTGACCCCCTTCCCAACCCTACGGGGAAAGGCTGGGTGGAGTGGCTCAGGAGTCTCTGGCACACTGGGGCAGCTCTAATTTATCTCAGTGAAGGGGACCATGGACATGGGAGCTCTGCACACCCTGGCTGCAGGGGTGGATGCCGTGGCAATGGCTTCTGTGCCCAGTGGTCAGATACAGAGGAATCCTCACCTGGGCAGAGGACAGGGCACCTCCACCAGCCAGACAGAGAGGGATCGTctcaggcagctcctgctggaaACTGGGTTTACCCCTCCCAACAAATTAATAAATTGCTGAATAATATTTTGTTACAGCTTTTGAATGGCCATCATCAGGTGGCCCACCCACCCCTTGCAGTGCCTCCTGGCATGCCAGTGTTAACCCCTTAGCACCCCTCCAAGGCGCTGCTGTATAACTGGTAGGCAGGTGTCCACTGCCAGATGGAGAGCTTCCTCCTAGCCCTGTTTTCTGGCACACCCTTTTTGTTTACTCCATGTCTTAGCCCCAATTAGAAGTTGTCATGAATGACTGGCTTGCAGTCACCATCGTTGTGGACACTGGGGCCCAAATCTCAATGTTAGATCCACAGACCACCCCTTCAGGCTGTCCTAGAAGTGATTTTGTATTTCAGGAAGTGATAATGTCCATGACAAGCCCAGAGCCACCAACTCAGCCTGGCTACTGGACCCATctgtgtactggttttggctaggatagagttaattttcttcttagtagcatgtatagtgctatgttttggatttgtaatgaaaacagtgttgataacacactgatgttttagctattCCTGAACAGTACTTGCACAGCATCAAAGCATCTCACCctgcttctcacactgccccaccagcaagtaggctgggggtggggggctgtaagagactgtgttggACTATGTTTGTCTCAACATTGCTGACCATTTGCTAGCCTCAGCATCCTGTTGCTGTGGGGGAGTACGTGCTGAAGGCCCTGAAGAAACCACCATATCCGCCTGAAGCTAGCAGTCTCTGTGGAAATGGCTGGACTCTTCGGAAAAACTGCGTACTCCTCCCTcgaaaaaggaactgaaagggATTGAAAATCAGTGCTTGGAACTGGGACTTTGTCATCGTCTGTCTGCTGGAACCTGGAACTTGGACCTCCATCACCTGCACCGAGACCGAGCCAacgggacgttgctggcttcgtggtggtggtaactagtcttgctgcATCTCTTCCGTTCTCTTGCTTAGgcctgcctctttttcctttcttcttccctctgtcctgtcgCTATTATCAGttgttataggaaataaaacttgtaaggttgtacggcatctgacctcgtttgtgtcttaatctcgctcttgggattGTTTAagaaccctccccgatattggattgggacattttttaaattggcaTCACGGACAGGATCCCCAGAGATGAGAGTGCTGTACTACTTTGTTGTGGAACTTTTGTGTTAATGTGCAGTCTGGTTCCTGGGAGTGAATAGGGGGAATTTGGATACTCATGTGTGGCCCTCTCAGGACGTAACCCCCTCCTTTGAGTTAGTGTGTAACTTTGAAGTGTGCCCTTCTGAGAGCGAGTAGGGGGAATTTGTTGTTGTGACCCTCTCAGGACGCAGACCCCCCCCGCTTTGTGTTAGAGAAAATGGTTTCTCAGAAAACTGTTGATGTTTGTGATTTTGTGCCCTCACGGGTTGAAGGAATAGATAAACTATATGGTCTTTTAGAGGTGCACCGATCTCACCCCTCACTCCAGGGACAAGATTGGGCAAAAAACCACTGGTTTCAACCACAGAGTGTGGTGGATAGGATAAGAATCTTGCAGAAGGAAGCTAAGgttaagaaggggaaaggaaaagctataATTTGTGCAGTGTTGGGAGTGAGTCTGGCAGCTGCGGtagaagagagaaagcagaagtcTTGTCAAACTGATAATGTAATAGAGTCCCTGCAGATGGTAATCAAAAATTTGCAGGAACAATTGAAAGAAAGTAAACAATTgttggaggaggaaaggaaccAAAAATGTGATATTAAAAGAGGAATTGAGGAATCAACTTTTGAGAGAGGCGGATACACAGGCGGAGGTAGAAGTGACGCTTGCGGAGAAAGGGATACGGCAAATCTACCCCCAAGGAGATTTGCAGAGGGCAAAAGAAACCGTAGAAAGCCTCCCACATATGTATCCACTGATTAAAACAGAGTATGTGTATGAGGATGATAGCGATGACCATCCTCAGGTTATCACCAAAGAAGTCCCATTTACAGCAACTGAAttagcaaagctgaaaaaaagattttgcaagAGCTGCAAAGGAATCAGAGACAGAGTATGTGTGGAGAGTGTCTTTGTCAGGAGGGGATGGAATTTTGttgtcagagaaagaagcagaaggatatTGGGGTCCGGGTGTGTTTCTAACTACTGGCGATCGCCGAGCCCCATGGTCATTGACTCAGAGAGCTGCGTATTGGGCCGGAGGGCTGAACCCCTTGGAGAGGGGAGATCCCCTTGCCATAACTGGTACAGTGGATCAGTTAGTGGAAAGTGTGCAAAAGGCAGCATGTCTCCAGATGATGTATGATCGGGAGCTCAAGCCCCACCAGGGCTCCCCAATGATGATGCCTGTGAACCCAAAGAGGATGACTCCTCTGATATGGGGACTTCCCGACTCTCTGAAACCCATTGGGATTCAATTGCAAGGGAGGATTCAAAACACCCCCAATGGAGAAAGAATTATGGCCACTCTGGAGGGGAAAGTGTCCCCTGATCATCGGCAGTCAGGGAGAAAAGTATGGACATGGGGAGAGATAGCTCAGGAATTGATTAATTTTGGGAGAAAATATGGCCCCGTTGGGGGATTGTctcaaagaactgaaaacaagatCGTACAACGACTTAGTGGGTGGCAATTACCCCCTGGAAGAGAGAGGCCCCTAACTCGACAGGGACTGTGGCAGCTAGGGCTTCAGAAAGGCATTTCCCGGGACTTGATGGATGGACTCCTGACCCAAAAATTGGAGCAACTTGTGCAGAATTGGTCAGGGCAAAGGGCTGTTTCCAAACCAACCCCTAGTGCTCCACCCTTGATAGACCTTGAGGAGGAGCCAGCTAGGGAGAAGAAGGTGGCGGGAAACTAGACCCTCTGCCCCCCGAAGTTGAGGGGGGAGGCGGAGGATGGATGTTTGTTAGACAACTCACCTGCAATACAAAAGGGGATTTACTGATTACTGTTGCTGTAGGACCAAGGAAAAGACCAGTGACCTTTTTAATTGATACTGGGGCACAAATTACCGCACTAAGGTGGACTGAAGCAGAACAATGTGGAATCTCGATTCCATCTAGAAATCTGATTGTCTTAAATGCCTTGGGAAAAACACAATCAGTGCCTATGACTCCGGTGACACTATGGTTGCCAGGGGAGGAAAACCCTGTCAATACCATGGTGGCCGTAGGATCTTTCCAGATGAATCTTCTAGGTATAGATGTTTTGAAGGGTAGACAGTGGCGTGACACCCAGGGAAACTCATGGTCTTTTGGTGTCCCTCAGATTAGGCAATTGGCCAAAACATCCGGCACAGAGGTGCGTCTATTGCAAGCAGCACCTACCCTCCCCCCTTCCAAACTGACAAATGTTAAACCCTACCCAGTGCCTCTaggagcaagagaaggaatTACGCCAGTTCTGGaggatttaaagaaacaagggGTTGTAGTTCCCACTCACTCCCCCTTCAACTCTCCAGCATGGCCAGtccaaaaaccaaacagcaaatGGAGATTGACAATAGATTACAGGAGGCTCAATGCCAACACAGGTCcactaacagctgctgtaccAAACATTGCTGAATTGATAGCTGCCATTCAGGAACAATCCCACCCTGTCATGGCAACAACTGATGttaaggatatgttttttatggTCCCTTTACAACCTGAGGACCAGGATCGCTTTGCCTTCACCTGGGAAGGACAACAGTACACCTTTACACGACTGCCTCAAAGATACAAGCACTCCCCCACGCTGGCTCACCATGCTCTAGTGCAAGAGCTGGAAACAATTCCCATAAAAGCAACGGTAAAGATCtatcaatatatagatgatGTACTCATAGGAGGGAGTCAGGTAGAAGAAGTTAGAGAGACCCAGAACAACATCATCACCCATTTAGAAAGTATAGGGTTAACAATTCCACCTGAGAAGATACAAACCCCTTCAAGTGAGGTAAAATTTTTAGGAATCTGGTGGAAGGGAGGCATGACATGTATCCCACTGGATACCCTTTCCTCTCTTGATCAGATCAAGATGCCAGAGTCAAAGAAAGACTTACAGCATGCACTAGGGTTGcttgtgttttggaggaaacatATTCCTGATTTCTCAATTATTGCTAGACCCCTGTATGACTTGTTGCGAAAGAGAGCTCAGTGGGAATGGACTCAGGTCCATGACGAAGCTTTACAGTTGTTGGCATTTGAAGTGAATGCCTATCAGGCCCTTGGTCCCATTCACCCAACAGACCCGGTTCAAATTGAGTGGGGGTTTGCCAAGACTGGACTGTCAATCCATTTGTGGCAAAAGGGTCCAGAGGGGCCTGTTCGGCCCATTGGTTTTTATTCTCGTAGctttaaagatgctgaaaaaaggTATACAACTTGGGAAAAAGGTCTATTTGTAGTTAGCTTAGCTCTGAGAGAAGCCGAATGGACCATCTGGCAACAACCTATAGTGCTCAGAGGTCCATTTAAAGTGATCAAAGCAGTTTTGGCAGGAACTCCACCCCCTGAGGGGGTGGCCCAGAGAGCCTCTGTGCAGAAATGGTATGCACAAATAGAACACTATTGTgaaattttttctgtatttgaagGAGCCGTGAAAGTGTTAAATATACAAGATGAGGTAAACCCAGATAGGGAAACACCCAAGCTTTTGTCTGTAATACAAGTAGCTCCTCAGTTTTCTGGACAATTGCAAAATGTCTGGTTTACGGATGCCTTGTCAAAGCGAGAGggaaaaatttggaaatatcGAGCTGTGGCACTTCGAGTAGATACCAAGGAACAGATCATTACCGAAGGGgaaggtagtgcacaagtaggagaactaaTTGCTGTGTGGAGCGTTTTCCAACATGAGGCCCaatctgctgcttctgtctATATCTATACTGATTCTTATGCTGTGTTTAAAGGTTGCACAGAGTGGCTTCCATTCTGGGAACAAAACGGATGGGAGGTCAATAGAATACCTGtatggcaaaaggaaaaatggcaagATATTCTTACCATTGCCAGACAAGGGAAATTTGCAGTAGCATGGGTAGCATCTCATCAACAAGATGACGCCCTGGTGAGCCGATGGAACGTCAAAGTGGATGAGCTAGTCTGGCTAGTTCCCCTACAAAGCACCCAGATAGTAGAAAATTGGGAACGATTGTTAGAATGGCTACATGTAAAACGGAAACATTCAGGAGTTAAGGACCTCTATTGTGAGGCACAAGCCCGAGGGTGGCCAGTTACCAGGGAAGAATGTAAAACTTGTGTGTCTTCCTGCGAACAATGCCGCGTCCCTTTGGACAGACACCCACTGGAGGGTGACCCCCTGCatttaagagagggaaaaggcctatgggaggcctggcagattgattACATCAGTCCCTTTCGAGGGTCAGAGGGAAAGTACTACATACTGGTAGGTGTGGAGATAGTATCCGGACTAGTGCAAAGCATGTGCTAAGGCAACAGGAGAAAACACAATAAAGGCTCTGAAAGAATGGTTTGGAATTTTCCCCAAACCACAGTCAATCCAATCAGATAACGGCTCACATTTCACAGCCAAAGTGGTCCAGGAATGGGCAGCCCAGGAGGGAATTTCGTGGGTGTTTCATACTCCGTATTACCCACAAGCAAATGGAATTGTGGAAAGAACCAATGGTCTGTTAAAACGCTTCCTCAAACTGCATAAGCCAGGATGGGCTGAGAGAGTGTGGGATGCAGTGACCAGCGTTAATAGTCGCTGGGGAGTAAATGGATGTCCAAAGATCACAGCATTCTGTCCAAAAGCTCCAACAATCATGCCAGCCCCACATGGCCCTGATCACCCCAGCAACCCATCTCATTTCCCAGGACAACCTGTCTTGGTCGAACTTCCCACAGTGGGCACAGTGCCACTGGTGTTGGACACAGCCCTTAACAAATATACCTGGAAGGCAAAAGGTGCCTGTGGAAAAATTCATAAGATTCATACTAGATGGATTGTTCCCTCTTTCTAACCCGAGAAGCgagtttggtttttgtttcattttcaggaagaaGCAAGCAACCCAGATGTACCCATGGAAGAAGAGGAGCAGACGATGTTATATTTAATTATGTTATGTTGGGGATTTACCTATGAGGGTGAAGGGAAGCcaattcccccacctccccccaacCCATATGATCCCTTTAAGGATAACGAATTTGTTTTGTTAGCAAAAGCTGTAAGCCAAACCTTTAATGTGAGTCACTGTTGGGTTTGTAGAGGACCTCTAGGCTTGTCAAGCTGGCTGTGGACCTCCACACCCCTCACTCCAGCACAAATAGTAAGCAATTATAGTGAAACTGATAGCACTACCTGGGATGATAGTGAAACATGGCCAATTCAATTTCCTACTGTGAGTAGATATTGTTTAAATTGCACCCAGAAGGGAGGGGATCAATGTCGGAGAAAGCAGGTGTCAATGGACACTCACACATAAATTGGTTAATGAAGATAGAGGTGTTTACATATGGATGTGGCTTGATGAAGCTAGACACAACAAAGGGTTCAAAGGGTTTTggttgaaaaaaatgaaacctttttcCTCCGATGGCCTGGACACCATATTTATCATCAAATTTGTGAGTGGAAGAACCACACTGGAGCCTGGTATTGTACCAGCCAGACAAACAAGCCAAGCACCTTTTTTAGCCCTTTGGGAAATGAGAACACAACTTATTTCCAATTCCCAAAGGCTGCAGCTGGACCATTTACTAATGGTGCCAAAGCCAAAAAAGGCCATTATTGGATTTGTGGACATACTGCCTACAAACAACTACCAGCAAATTGGTCAGGGATTTGTTATATAGGGATTATCCgacctctgtttttccttcttccagaggCGGGTGGTCCTCGATTGGGAGTAAGATTATATGATAATTTAGGGGACAAAAGGATTGCACGTAGCAAGCAATCTGTTGACGTTAAAATAGGTGGAACACAAAAGTGGGGGGAAAATGAGTGGCCTCCCGAAAGAATAATTGAGCATTATGGGCCTGCCACTTGGAATCCCAGCGAACCAATAGCAGGGGCACGAGAACCAATTTACAATTTGAACCGCATAATTCGATTGCAAGCAGTCTTAGAAATTATTATCAATAAAACTGCTAATGCTATAGACCTTTTAACTCAACAATCTCAACAGATGCGCACTGCAATCCTTCAACACCGCATGGTTTTGGGTTACTTACTAGCTGAAGAGGGAGGAGTATGTGGGAAATTAAATGTCTCTAATTGTTTGGAAATAGACGATGTAGGTGAAGTAGTTCTTCAACTGACCACAGATATTAGGAAACTAGCCCGTGTCCCCATTCAAACATGGGACAGCTGGAACGGTGATTTATGGTCTTGGTTACCCGGAGCACCATGGgtaaaacagcttctgttttatCTGTTATGTGCATTTGTCGCTTTGATGTTTTTGCCATGTATTATTCCTTGTTTGATTCAATTAATCCAACGTGTTGTATCTAACATGCAATTTGTATCTACTGCCTCGCCTGATGGTGTAAAACAGATTCGTGTCGTTTGCCAATCAAAGCGCGCAACTGTATCAATTATTTAGACACATGTGTTTACTCAGATTAGTAATTTTGTGGCAATTGCTTTGTTAGCTCTCGCTATATTTTCTCTTGTGGTATGTATGTGTTTGTCTTGTAAGTGTATATATTTTGGTTAAATATGTTAGGTTAAAGTATTGTTAATCATCGTTATATAGTGTTGTTGTTCATTCACCTTTGTTTGGATCTGGGATAGAAGTTTCTAGGTCCAGACGACGCATGCACCCTAGGATAAGGGGGTGCAGAAAGTGGTTTTCCCGCCGTGCATGCAGATCCCAA includes:
- the LOC138683455 gene encoding LOW QUALITY PROTEIN: uncharacterized protein (The sequence of the model RefSeq protein was modified relative to this genomic sequence to represent the inferred CDS: deleted 2 bases in 2 codons), coding for MVSQKTVDVCDFVPSRVEGIDKLYGLLEVHRSHPSLQGQDWAKNHWFQPQSVVDRIRILQKEAKVKKGKGKAIICAVLGVSLAAAVEERKQKSCQTDNVIESLQMVIKNLQEQLKESKQLLEEERNKNVILKEELRNQLLREADTQAEVEVTLAEKGIRQIYPQGDLQRAKETVESLPHMYPLIKTEYVYEDDSDDHPQVITKEVPFTATELAKLKKDFARAAKESETEYVWRVSLSGGDGILLSEKEAEGYWGPGVFLTTGDRRAPWSLTQRAAYWAGGLNPLERGDPLAITGTVDQLVESVQKAACLQMMYDRELKPHQGSPMMMPVNPKRMTPLIWGLPDSLKPIGIQLQGRIQNTPNGERIMATLEGKVSPDHRQSGRKVWTWGEIAQELINFGRKYGPVGGLSQRTENKIVQRLSGWQLPPGRERPLTRQGLWQLGLQKGISRDLMDGLLTQKLEQLVQNWSGQRAVSKPTPSAPPLIDLEEEPAREKKVAGN